The following coding sequences lie in one Spinacia oleracea cultivar Varoflay chromosome 1, BTI_SOV_V1, whole genome shotgun sequence genomic window:
- the LOC110805924 gene encoding U-box domain-containing protein 35-like, producing MWGSKTGAAKKGNDHGLVAVAIDRDKGSQYAIRWAIDNLLGRGKPVLLIHVANGSSIAAGSSAIVSTSSPGTSPNYNQVDKNTKDLFLTFRCFCTRKDIRCIDITLKDNDVGRALIEYANYAAIENLVLGVSRGGFIRKFKSADVPTIVSRGAPDFCTVYVINKQKMSSARNASRPVPHTSPLQYYLESIVKDKPNLSPPVSTPPRRSLSIRGERPSFTPPRDDRELRLDRWNERLVLSEFPESDTDISFVSSERTSVDRFSVHYDYMDISRTPRLSTSSDHSFGSRGGQRMNDINPRPELSFMSQESGWTSTSSQHSEETESEMRRLKLELKQTMQMYGEACKEAVFAKKREEQQAMELHRWRLEEDKKLEETGTPEEVAIVLAERNRAERAAALKEERKNSSGNTEYTPTHSAISYKKYTIEDIEKATNSFSPSLKVGEGGYGPVFKCDLDHTKVAVKVLRPDAAQGRTQFQQEVEVLSCIRHPNMVLLLGACPEYGCIVYEYMANGSLDDCLFRRGKMQPLTWQIRFRIAADIATGLNFLHMTKPEPLVHRDLKPGNILLDRYYVAKIGDVGLARLVPSVADQATQYCVTSAAGTFCYIDPEYQQTGVLGVKSDIYSLGIVLLQLLTARPPMGLTHQVEHFIENETFANILDQSVPDWPVEEALRLAKIAIQCAELRRRDRPDLGKDVLPELEKLRDFADERSHPFMFYAAPSPAHSQTSIYQSDASNSVPSSSKAPSPTMSPRANADGAD from the exons ATGTGGGGATCAAAAACGGGTGCAGCAAAGAAAGGAAATGACCACGGGCTGGTGGCAGTGGCAATAGACAGGGACAAAGGCAGCCAATACGCCATCAGATGGGCCATTGACAACCTTCTTGGTCGAGGCAAACCGGTCCTCCTGATTCACGTAGCCAATGGCTCCTCTATTGCAG CGGGTAGTTCTGCCATTGTATCAACATCAAGTCCAGGCACATCACCAAATTATAATCAAGTCGACAAGAACACAAAGGACCTGTTCCTCACATTTCGCTGCTTCTGTACTCGCAAGGAT ATACGCTGCATAGATATCACACTGAAAGATAACGATGTAGGGAGAGCTCTGATAGAATACGCCAATTACGCTGCAATTGAGAATTTGGTTCTTGGTGTTTCAAGAGGTGGATTCATCAG AAAATTCAAGAGTGCAGATGTACCAACTATTGTTTCAAGAGGAGCACCTGATTTCTGCACTGTATATGTAATCAACAAGCAAAAGATGTCAAGTGCACGCAATGCTTCACGACCAGTTCCACACACGTCTCCTCTTCAGTACTACTTAGAAAGCATAGTCAAAGATAAACCAAATCTTTCCCCACCTGTTTCGACACCACCAAGACGTAGTCTAAGCATTAGAG GAGAGAGGCCTTCATTCACACCTCCAAGAGATGACAGGGAGTTAAG GTTAGATAGATGGAATGAAAGGCTGGTGTTAAGTGAATTTCCAGAAAGTGATACAGATATATCATTTGTGAGCTCTGAGAGAACTAGTGTTGATCGTTTTTCTGTGCATTATGACTACATGGATATATCACGAACCCCAAGGCTTTCCACTAGTTCAGACCATAGTTTTGGGTCTCGGGGAGGACAAAGGatgaatgatattaatccaagGCCTGAACTTTCATTTATGTCACAAGAAAGTGGATGGACTTCAACTTCTTCACAGCATAGT GAAGAAACAGAATCAGAGATGAGAAGATTAAAGCTTGAGCTCAAGCAAACCATGCAGATGTACGGTGAAGCCTGCAAAGAAGCAGTTTttgcaaaaaagagagaagaaCAACAA GCAATGGAGCTCCACCGGTGGAGACTAGAAGAAGACAAAAAATTGGAAGAAACAGGAACACCTGAGGAAGTTGCAATAGTGCTTGCTGAGAGAAATAGAGCAGAAAGGGCTGCGGCACTGaaggaagaaagaaaaaatagttCAGGTAACACAGAGTATACACCAACCCATAGTGCCATAAGCTACAAGAAGTACACCATTGAAGATATAGAAAAAGCAACGAACTCTTTCTCTCCATCTCTCAAAGTGGGAGAAGGAGGCTATGGGCCCGTCTTTAAGTGTGACCTTGATCATACAAAAGTTGCAGTGAAAGTTTTACGGCCAGATGCTGCTCAAGGAAGAACACAGTTCCAACAAGAG GTTGAAGTACTGAGCTGCATCAGGCATCCCAACATGGTTCTTCTCCTAGGAGCATGCCCAGAATATGGTTGCATAGTTTATGAATACATGGCAAATGGTAGTTTAGATGATTGTCTGTTTCGTCGAGGAAAAATGCAACCTCTAACTTGGCAAATTAGGTTCCGAATTGCAGCAGACATTGCGACAGGACTTAATTTCCTCCATATGACAAAGCCAGAACCGCTAGTTCATCGTGACCTTAAACCTGGGAATATACTTTTGGATCGGTATTACGTCGCCAAGATTGGAGATGTTGGATTGGCGAGACTGGTACCTTCTGTTGCCGATCAAGCAACACAATATTGCGTGACGTCAGCTGCCGGGACTTTCTGTTACATCGATCCAGAGTATCAACAAACTGGTGTGCTTGGTGTTAAATCTGATATCTATTCATTGGGGATAGTGCTTCTCCAACTGCTAACTGCAAGGCCACCCATGGGTTTGACTCACCAAGTGGAACATTTTATTGAAAATGAAACATTTGCTAACATACTGGATCAATCGGTACCTGATTGGCCAGTGGAGGAAGCCTTACGCCTGGCAAAGATAGCTATTCAATGCGCTGAGCTAAGAAGGAGAGACCGACCAGATCTCGGAAAAGACGTCTTGCCAGAGCTTGAGAAGTTGAGAGACTTTGCTGATGAAAGATCACATCCTTTTATGTTCTATGCTGCACCTTCCCCTGCCCACAGCCAGACATCTATATACCAG AGTGATGCCTCTAATTCAGTTCCAAGCAGCTCAAAGGCCCCCTCACCCACAATGTCACCAAGag CAAACGCAGATGGGGCAGATTGA
- the LOC110806258 gene encoding sphinganine C4-monooxygenase 1 gives MRIMGGEFEISDEILGTFAPIVVYWVYSGIYLLMGSFDNYRLHSKKDEDEKNLVSKSTVVKGVLLQQTVQAVVAMILFAVTGSAVEAAKNRETSLLVLVCQFLAAMMVLDTWQYFMHRYMHHNKFLYRHIHSQHHRLIVPYAYGALYNHPLEGLILDTIGGALSFLVSGMSPRTSIFFFSFATIKTVDDHCGLWLPGNLFHFFFKNNTAYHDVHHQLYGSKYNFSQPFFVVWDKILGTYMPYSLERREGGGFEARPTKECKDD, from the exons ATGAGGATTATGGGGGGTGAATTTGAGATTTCCGATGAAATATTGGGGACATTTGCGCCGATTGTTGTGTATTGGGTATACTCTGGGATTTATTTGTTAATGGGCTCTTTCGATAATTATCGTTTGCATTCGAAAAAGGATGAAGATGAGAAGAATTTGGTCTCGAAATCTACTGTTGTTAAGGGTGTTCTTCTTCAACAGACTGTTCAAGCTGTTGTTGCTATGATACTCTTTGCG GTGACAGGAAGTGCTGTAGAGGCTGCTAAAAACCGAGAAACATCTCTGCTTGTCCTGGTATGCCAGTTTTTAGCTGCAATGATGGTCTTAGATACATGGCAGTATTTCATGCACCGATACATGCATCATAACAAGTTCTTGTACCGCCATATCCATTCCCAGCATCACCGGCTTATTGTCCCTTATGCTTATGGGGCTCTTTACAATCATCCTTTAGAGGGACTTATTCTCGACACTATTGGTGGGGCCTTATCATTTCTTGTCTCCGGGATGTCACCACGAACCtccatatttttcttttcttttgcaaCCATCAAAACAGTGGATGATCACTGTGGTCTTTGGCTACCGGGTAACCTCTTCCATTTCTTCTTCAAAAACAATACTGCATATCACGATGTTCATCATCAGCTATACGGCAGCAAATACAACTTCTCGCAGCCATTCTTTGTTGTGTGGGACAAAATTCTTGGAACTTACATGCCTTATTCACTAGAGCGTAGAGAAGGTGGTGGATTTGAAGCAAGACCTACAAAGGAGTGCAAAGATGACTGA
- the LOC110774646 gene encoding protein RBL: MMNNAIIDPLQGDFPEVIEEYLEHGVMKCIAFNRRGTLLAAGCSNGSCVIWDFETRGIAKELQDKDCNAAITSVCWSKYGHRVLVSAADRTLILWDVVTGEKIAQTTLEKAPLHARLHPGSSTPTLCLACPVYSAPLIVDLNAGTTTVLPASVSDGGDGLSVPSRNKVSDDSAPQTPACFNKHGDLVYLGNSKGEILIIDHHTAQVRALVPVAGGAVIKNIVFSRNGQYLLTNSSDRIIRVYENMLPTKAGLKTLDEMGETLNDLGGVEKLKAIGSKSLVLFREFQDSVTRIHWKAPGFSGDGEWVIGGSASKGEHKIYIWDRAGHLVKFLEGPKEALIDLAWHPVHPIVVSVSLTGSIYIWAKDYTENWSAFAPDFKELEENEEYVEREDEFDIMPETEKVKESEANQDEEVDILTVEHDSTFSDSDMSQEELCFLVATPCPDPEQQDKGVGNSLKLLESNHIASPLSADAAQNGLVMNHESSLLEGIDNSPAEDTSGRVKRKRKPSEKVLESQAEMVKKPVKKAKPSAKASKPKDKFVGDEDHNASLSVDEVSDEYYR; the protein is encoded by the exons ATGATGAACAACGCAATTATTG ATCCATTGCAAGGGGATTTTCCGGAGGTGATAGAAGAGTATTTGGAACATGGTGTTATGAAATGCATTGCCTTCAATCGTCGAGGCACCCTTCTTGCTG CTGGCTGCTCCAATGGAAGCTGTGTCATATGGGACTTTGAAACTCGGGGGATTGCCAAAGAGCTCCAAGATAAAGATTGTAATGCTGCCATAACAAGTGTCTGTTGGTCAAAGTACGGCCATCGCGTATTAGTTTCTGCTGCTGATAGAACATTAATTCTCTGGGATGTAGTTACTGGAGAGAAAATTGCGCAAACTACGTTGGAAAAAGCTCCGTTGCATGCCCGCCTGCATCCTGGTTCTTCTACTCCAACTTTGTGCTTGGCTTGTCCTGTCTATTCGGCTCCCTTGATTGTTGATTTGAATGCTGGAACAACCACTGTTTTGCCTGCATCAGTTTCAGATGGGGGAGACGGGCTTTCCGTTCCTTCACGAAACAAAGTCTCAGATGATTCTGCTCCTCAGACTCCCGCATGCTTTAACAAACATGGGGATCTGGTGTATTTGGGAAATTCTAAGGGAGAGATCCTCATAATTGATCATCATACGGCTCAAGTACGTGCACTTGTCCCCGTTGCTGGGGGTGCTGTGATTAAGAACATCGTATTTAGTAGGAATGGACAATATCTTCTCACGAATTCCAGTGATCGTATTATTcgggtttatgaaaatatgcTACCTACAAAAGCTGGTCTGAAAACACTAGATGAGATGGGTGAGACTTTGAATGATCTTGGTGGAGTTGAAAAGCTAAAGGCAATTGGATCTAAGAGTTTAGTCCTATTCCGCGAGTTTCAAGACTCTGTAACCAGAATCCACTGGAAGGCTCCCGGTTTCAGCGGTGATGGCGAGTGGGTTATTGGTGGCTCTGCTAGCAAAGGAGAGCACAAGATATACATATGGGATCGGGCAGGTCACCTTGTGAAGTTTCTTGAAGGTCCAAAAGAAGCTTTGATTGATTTGGCTTGGCATCCAGTTCATCCTATTGTCGTCTCAGTGTCCTTGACGGGCTCGATCTACATATGGGCTAAAGACTACACTGAGAATTGGAGCGCATTTGCCCCCGATTTCAAAGAGCTTGAAGAAAATGAAGAATATGTAGAAAGAGAAGATGAATTTGATATCATGCCAGAAACCGAAAAG GTTAAAGAATCAGAGGCTAACCAGGACGAAGAGGTTGATATTTTGACAGTGGAGCATGATTCAACTTTCAGTGACTCAGATATGTCGCAGGAAGAACTTTGCTTCTTGGTTGCAACCCCTTGCCCTGATCCTGAGCAGCAGGATAAAGGTGTTGGCAATTCATTGAAATTGTTGGAAAGTAATCACATCGCGTCTCCACTTTCAGCAGATGCAGCACAAAATGGACTAGTAATGAACCATGAGTCAAGCCTTCTTGAAG GTATAGACAATTCTCCTGCAGAAGATACAAGTGGTCGTGTGAAAAGGAAGCGGAAACCCTCGGAGAAGGTGTTGGAGTCACAGGCGGAGATGGTGAAGAAACCTGTGAAAAAGGCAAAGCCTTCTGCCAAAGCATCGAAACCTAAAGATAAATTTGTAGGTGATGAAGATCATAATGCATCACTATCCGTGGACGAGGTTTCAGATGAATATTACAGATGA